In Canis lupus dingo isolate Sandy chromosome 1, ASM325472v2, whole genome shotgun sequence, a single genomic region encodes these proteins:
- the JOSD2 gene encoding josephin-2: MSQAPGAQPSRPSVYHERQRLELCAVHALNNVLQQQLFSQEAADEICKRLAPDSRLNPHRSLLGTGNYDVNVIMAALQGLGLATVWWDRRRPLSQLALSQVLGLILNLPSPMSLGLLSLPLRRRHWVALRQVDGVYYNLDSKLRAPEALGDEDGVRAFLAAALAQGLCEVLLVVTKEVEEKGCWLRTV; encoded by the exons atgtcccaggccccaggagcacAGCCGAGCCGGCCCTCGGTTTATCACGAACGGCAACGCCTGGAGCTGTGTGCCGTCCACGCCCTTAACAACGTCCTGCAGCAGCAGCTCTTTAGCCAGGAGGCTGCCGATGAGATCTGCAAGAG GTTGGCCCCAGACTCCCGGCTGAATCCCCATCGCAGCCTCCTCGGCACCGGCAACTATGATGTCAACGTGATCATGGCAGCCCTGCAGGGGCTGGGCCTGGCCACCGTGTGGTGGGACAGAAGGAG GCCCCTGTCCCAGCTGGCCCTGTCCCAGGTACTGGGACTGATCCTGAACCTGCCCTCACCCATGTCCCTGGGGCTGCTGTCCCTGCCACTGCGCCGGCGGCACTGGGTGGCCCTCCGCCAGGTGGATGGCGTCTACTACAACCTGGACTCCAAGCTGCGGGCGCCCGAGGCCCTAGGGGACGAGGATGGTGTCAG GGCCTTCCTGGCAgctgccctggcccagggcctgtgtgaggtgctgctggtggtgacCAAGGAGGTGGAAGAGAAGGGCTGCTGGCTGCGGACGGTCTGA